One Limimonas halophila genomic window carries:
- a CDS encoding glycosyltransferase codes for MQLFGVALVAVAALAWAVLLLDRGGFWRLREWLPEPAERRTWPGVAVLIPARNEGATIAATVESVLGQAYAGELHAIVVDDQSDDGTAAQARLGAERAGAAGRLAVIGGTTPPPGWTGKLWALEQGWGALDETGWRPDYLWLTDADITHVHDTLARLVTKADADRRDLVSLMVRLSADGPWAKLAIPAFIFFFRKLYPFAWANDPKARTAAAAGGCVLLRRRVLAAAGGFDAIHDALIDDCALARAIKRAGSGRIWLGMADRSHSLRPYTALGEVWHMVARTAYAQLRNNPLLLAGTVTGMLTLYVAPPLAALTWPWHANPAAGALGLAAWLASAVAFAPTLRHDGRSPALAPLLPVAAAAYTLMTLDSARRYHLGRGGLWKGRAQAANTRASQGRETGPSDYS; via the coding sequence ATGCAGCTGTTCGGGGTGGCCCTCGTGGCCGTGGCCGCGCTGGCGTGGGCGGTGCTGCTGCTGGACCGGGGCGGCTTCTGGCGCCTGCGCGAATGGCTGCCCGAGCCGGCGGAACGGCGGACGTGGCCGGGCGTGGCCGTGCTCATCCCTGCCCGCAACGAGGGGGCGACGATCGCGGCGACCGTGGAGAGCGTGCTCGGCCAAGCCTACGCGGGCGAGCTGCACGCGATCGTCGTCGACGACCAGAGCGACGACGGCACGGCGGCGCAGGCGCGCCTGGGCGCCGAGCGGGCAGGGGCCGCGGGCCGACTTGCCGTGATCGGCGGCACCACGCCGCCGCCGGGCTGGACGGGCAAGCTGTGGGCGCTGGAGCAGGGCTGGGGCGCGCTCGACGAGACCGGCTGGCGGCCCGATTACCTCTGGCTCACCGACGCCGACATCACGCACGTCCACGACACCCTGGCGCGGCTGGTGACGAAGGCCGATGCGGACCGGCGCGATCTCGTCTCGCTCATGGTGCGGCTGTCCGCGGACGGCCCGTGGGCGAAGCTGGCGATCCCGGCGTTCATCTTCTTCTTCCGCAAGCTCTACCCCTTCGCCTGGGCCAACGATCCCAAGGCGCGCACGGCCGCCGCGGCGGGCGGCTGCGTGTTGCTGCGCCGGCGGGTGCTGGCGGCGGCGGGCGGCTTCGACGCCATCCACGACGCCCTGATCGACGACTGCGCCCTTGCGAGGGCCATCAAGCGCGCCGGCAGCGGGCGCATCTGGCTCGGCATGGCGGACCGATCGCACAGCCTGCGCCCCTACACCGCGCTCGGCGAGGTGTGGCACATGGTCGCGCGCACGGCCTACGCGCAGCTGCGCAACAATCCGTTGCTGCTCGCGGGCACGGTGACCGGCATGCTGACGCTCTACGTCGCGCCGCCGCTCGCTGCGCTGACGTGGCCGTGGCACGCGAACCCCGCGGCCGGTGCACTGGGATTGGCGGCCTGGCTGGCGTCAGCCGTGGCCTTTGCGCCGACGCTGCGGCACGACGGCCGCTCCCCGGCGCTTGCGCCGCTGCTGCCCGTGGCGGCGGCGGCCTATACGCTCATGACCCTGGATTCCGCCCGCCGCTACCATCTTGGACGTGGCGGCCTGTGGAAGGGCCGGGCGCAGGCGGCCAACACGCGCGCATCACAAGGCCGCGAGACCGGTCCGTCGGACTACTCCTGA
- a CDS encoding MMPL family transporter → MTDWMMRTCPAWLGAWAAWVQRWRYGVLAVAVVLTLAAVVGVQRNLGISTDTVDMISPEEPFRQHAKAFNDAFPGLNNAILAVVDGPTPEAADIAAERFADRMRGAESVQQVYQPAGSFLRQNAFLFLKQDKLGRVLDRLASAEPVLAALAEQPNMAGLADMLRLAAERREELPPDALSALLSEMAVSTEAMAEGRPRKLSWQALFAPADGEQLARTQQFVIVQPELDYDRLKPASEAIAAARAAQAGVNEGGAGRVRLTGEAVIEHQELITVESSGVRAALLSLVAVAAILLIGLRAPRLVTCSLITLVLGLIWTAGIAAVVVGELNLISVAFAVLFLGLGIDFCIHFALRYREERRNGTAATIAATGRGVGCALLLSAVCAALGFFSFLPTAYRGLAELGLIAGIGMFVAVGASLTVLPALLAVWRPRRGFGEPPHVVAKERRLVANHGRKVLLGALIVGVVGLVLASRTTFDFNPMNLRDPDASSIQVFNEIAGDPDTTPYVVNVLAESPDAAQRVAERFRTAEGFGRVRTLASYVPENQDAKLAAIEEASFFLAPLFGARGERNLEPAARRDAYRTIRESLATLAAGEDANAEAAQRVLTELDRLGDPPDLAALNARWTDYLPRTLDFVRGALSVEGVERDDLPADLAERWVSADGQARVQVQPATALEDNAALRAFAQRALDVDPRATGAPVIIHEASNAVVAAFRQATTYAVIAIVLLLAVTLRHLPDVLLALAPLALASVLTLGTAVLAGIALNFANVIVLPLLLGLGVSSGIHLVLRARQVAAIDQVFATSTPRAVLLSVLTTLASFGTLVLSDHKGMSSMGALLTLAITFILISVLVVLPCLIAAVAPYHARGTGVRAARKD, encoded by the coding sequence ATGACCGACTGGATGATGCGCACGTGCCCGGCGTGGCTGGGCGCCTGGGCCGCGTGGGTGCAGCGCTGGCGCTACGGCGTGCTGGCCGTGGCGGTGGTGCTGACGCTGGCCGCTGTGGTCGGCGTGCAGCGCAACCTCGGCATTTCCACCGACACCGTGGACATGATCTCGCCCGAGGAGCCCTTCCGCCAGCACGCCAAGGCCTTCAACGACGCCTTCCCGGGGCTCAACAACGCCATCCTCGCCGTGGTGGACGGCCCCACGCCCGAGGCCGCCGACATCGCCGCCGAACGTTTCGCCGACCGCATGCGCGGGGCCGAGAGCGTGCAGCAGGTCTACCAGCCGGCCGGCAGCTTCCTGCGCCAAAACGCTTTCCTCTTTCTCAAGCAGGACAAGCTTGGACGCGTGCTCGACCGCCTGGCGTCGGCGGAGCCCGTGCTGGCCGCACTCGCCGAGCAACCGAACATGGCCGGCTTGGCGGACATGCTGCGCCTCGCCGCCGAGCGGCGGGAGGAGTTGCCGCCGGACGCGCTGAGCGCGCTGCTCTCGGAAATGGCCGTGAGCACCGAGGCCATGGCCGAGGGCCGCCCGCGCAAGCTGTCGTGGCAGGCGCTCTTCGCGCCGGCGGACGGCGAGCAGCTGGCGCGCACCCAGCAGTTCGTGATCGTCCAGCCCGAGCTGGACTACGACCGCCTCAAGCCCGCCAGCGAGGCCATCGCCGCGGCGCGGGCCGCCCAGGCCGGCGTCAACGAGGGCGGCGCCGGTCGCGTGCGCCTGACCGGCGAGGCCGTGATCGAGCACCAGGAACTGATCACGGTGGAGTCCAGCGGCGTGCGCGCAGCCCTGCTGTCGCTCGTCGCGGTCGCCGCGATCCTTCTCATCGGCCTGCGCGCGCCCCGGCTGGTGACGTGCAGCCTGATCACGCTCGTCCTCGGGCTGATCTGGACAGCCGGGATCGCGGCCGTGGTCGTGGGCGAGCTGAACCTGATCTCCGTCGCCTTCGCGGTGCTCTTCCTCGGCCTGGGGATCGACTTCTGCATCCACTTCGCCCTGCGCTACCGGGAGGAGCGGCGCAACGGGACGGCCGCCACGATCGCCGCCACGGGGCGCGGCGTGGGCTGCGCGCTGCTTTTGAGCGCGGTGTGCGCGGCGCTCGGCTTCTTCTCCTTTCTGCCGACGGCGTATCGCGGCTTGGCGGAACTGGGGCTCATCGCCGGGATCGGGATGTTCGTGGCCGTGGGCGCCAGCCTGACGGTGCTGCCCGCGCTGCTGGCGGTATGGCGCCCGCGCCGCGGCTTCGGCGAGCCGCCGCACGTCGTGGCGAAGGAACGGCGGCTGGTCGCGAACCACGGCCGCAAGGTGCTGCTCGGCGCGCTGATCGTCGGCGTCGTCGGCCTGGTGCTGGCGTCGCGCACCACCTTCGACTTCAATCCAATGAACCTGCGCGATCCCGACGCGTCCTCCATCCAGGTTTTCAACGAGATCGCCGGCGACCCGGACACGACGCCCTACGTCGTCAACGTCCTGGCCGAGAGCCCGGACGCGGCGCAGCGGGTGGCCGAGCGCTTCCGCACGGCCGAGGGTTTCGGCCGGGTGCGCACGCTCGCCAGCTACGTGCCCGAGAACCAGGACGCCAAGCTCGCCGCCATCGAGGAAGCCAGCTTCTTCCTCGCCCCCCTCTTCGGGGCGCGGGGCGAGCGAAACCTGGAGCCGGCCGCGCGCCGCGACGCCTACCGCACGATCCGGGAGTCCCTGGCAACGCTCGCGGCCGGCGAGGACGCCAACGCCGAGGCCGCGCAGCGCGTCCTCACGGAACTGGACAGGCTCGGCGATCCGCCGGATCTGGCGGCGCTGAACGCGCGCTGGACCGATTATCTGCCGCGTACCCTGGACTTCGTGCGCGGCGCGCTCTCGGTGGAGGGTGTCGAGCGGGATGATCTTCCGGCCGATCTGGCCGAACGCTGGGTCAGTGCGGATGGCCAGGCCCGCGTGCAGGTGCAACCCGCCACCGCGCTCGAAGACAACGCGGCGCTGCGCGCGTTCGCGCAACGCGCCCTCGATGTGGACCCGCGCGCCACGGGCGCCCCCGTCATCATCCACGAGGCCTCGAACGCCGTGGTGGCGGCGTTCCGGCAGGCGACGACCTACGCGGTGATCGCCATCGTGCTGTTGCTGGCCGTGACACTGCGCCACCTGCCGGACGTCCTGCTGGCGCTCGCCCCGCTGGCGCTGGCATCGGTGCTGACGCTGGGGACGGCCGTGCTGGCCGGCATCGCGCTGAACTTCGCCAACGTGATCGTGCTGCCGCTGCTGCTCGGGCTTGGGGTGAGCAGCGGCATCCACCTCGTCCTGCGCGCGCGGCAGGTCGCGGCGATCGACCAGGTGTTCGCCACCTCAACGCCGCGCGCCGTGCTGCTGAGCGTGCTCACCACGCTGGCGTCCTTCGGCACGCTCGTCCTCTCCGACCACAAGGGCATGAGCAGCATGGGCGCGCTTTTGACCCTGGCGATCACCTTCATTCTGATCTCCGTCCTGGTCGTGCTGCCGTGCCTGATCGCGGCGGTCGCGCCGTATCACGCCCGGGGAACCGGCGTGCGGGCGGCGCGCAAGGACTGA
- a CDS encoding ABC transporter substrate-binding protein, with protein MRRRAVLAIIAAAFLAVTAPTAPRAAADVPDAATAPIRTLTDTLLETMQKAGSLGFQGRYDKLSPVLQEAFNFTFMTRLAVGSHWKTFNEQQRDTLVDHFARMSVATFAARFDGYNGESFEVLDPRPGPRDSILVPTQLTKANGDTVTIEYLTRQGDSGWQAVDIYLDGKYSEMATKRSEYTSVLERKGFQALLDRIESRIAEMRSDGEGSG; from the coding sequence ATGCGCCGCCGCGCTGTGCTCGCGATCATTGCCGCCGCGTTCCTTGCCGTGACCGCGCCCACGGCGCCGCGCGCCGCGGCGGATGTGCCGGACGCCGCCACCGCGCCCATCCGGACGTTGACCGACACCCTTCTGGAAACGATGCAGAAAGCCGGGAGCCTCGGGTTCCAGGGCCGCTACGACAAGCTCTCGCCTGTGCTGCAGGAGGCCTTCAACTTCACCTTCATGACGCGCCTGGCGGTGGGCTCGCACTGGAAGACGTTCAACGAGCAACAGCGCGACACCCTCGTCGACCATTTCGCGCGCATGAGCGTGGCAACCTTCGCCGCACGCTTCGACGGCTACAACGGGGAAAGCTTCGAGGTGCTCGATCCCCGCCCCGGCCCGCGCGACAGCATCCTGGTGCCAACGCAGCTGACCAAGGCGAACGGCGACACGGTGACGATCGAGTATCTCACGCGGCAAGGCGATTCGGGCTGGCAGGCCGTGGACATCTATCTGGACGGGAAGTACTCCGAGATGGCGACCAAGCGCTCGGAGTACACCAGCGTGCTGGAGCGCAAGGGCTTCCAGGCGCTGCTGGACCGCATCGAAAGCCGCATCGCCGAGATGCGCAGCGACGGCGAGGGCTCGGGATAA
- the dxs gene encoding 1-deoxy-D-xylulose-5-phosphate synthase, whose product MASTSTTPLLDRVHDPEDLRGLADDDLRQLADELRQEVIDAVSHTGGHLGAGLGVVELTVAIHYLFNTPKDRLIWDVSHQCYPHKVLTERRDRIRTLRQGGGLSGFTSRKESDYDPFGAAHSSTSISAGLGFAVARDLRGGDENVVCVIGDGAMSAGMAYEAMNNAGAMNSRLIVILNDNDMSIAPPVGAMSAYLSRTISSRSYRTMRNAARELADQFPRAFSTAARRAEEYARGLLTGGTLFEEMGFYYVGPIDGHNLDHLLPVLRNVRDAEGGGPILVHCVTQKGKGYAPAEGSADKYHGVAKFDVVTGKQSKPTPQAPQFTKVYAESLIQEAEDDERVVAVTAAMPGGTGVDKFTERFPDRGFDVGIAEQHGVTFCGGLAAAGYRPFATIYSTFLQRAYDQIVHDVAIQQLPVRFAIDRAGMVGADGVTHQGSYDITYLGTLPGFVLMAAADEAELKHMVATAASIDDRPSALRYPRGEGFGVEMPSRGEPLAIGKGRVLREGSTVAILSYGTRLYEALSAADSLEARGLSTTVADARFCKPLDTELVERLARQHDVLVTVEEGAVGGFSAHVLTHLARAGMLDRGLAVRPMTLPDAFIDHGKPYEQYEEAGLNAHHVAAQALQALGYSDADAALLRSVSA is encoded by the coding sequence ATGGCATCCACGAGCACGACCCCGTTGCTCGACCGCGTCCACGATCCCGAGGATCTGCGCGGGCTGGCCGACGACGACCTGCGTCAGTTGGCCGACGAACTCCGCCAGGAGGTGATCGACGCGGTCTCGCACACCGGGGGGCATCTGGGCGCCGGGCTCGGCGTGGTCGAGCTGACGGTTGCGATCCACTACCTCTTCAACACGCCCAAGGACCGTTTGATCTGGGATGTCAGTCACCAGTGCTATCCGCACAAGGTGCTGACCGAGCGGCGCGACCGCATCCGCACGCTGCGCCAGGGCGGCGGGTTGTCCGGCTTCACCAGCCGCAAGGAAAGCGACTACGACCCCTTCGGGGCGGCGCACTCCTCCACATCGATCTCCGCCGGCCTCGGGTTCGCCGTGGCACGCGACCTGCGCGGCGGGGACGAGAACGTCGTCTGCGTCATCGGTGACGGCGCGATGTCCGCCGGCATGGCCTACGAGGCCATGAACAACGCCGGCGCCATGAACTCGCGCCTGATCGTCATCCTCAACGACAACGACATGTCCATCGCCCCGCCGGTGGGTGCGATGAGCGCCTATCTTTCGCGCACGATCTCCTCGCGCTCCTACCGCACGATGCGCAACGCCGCGCGCGAGCTGGCGGATCAGTTCCCGCGCGCCTTCTCCACGGCCGCGCGCCGGGCGGAGGAGTACGCCCGCGGGCTGCTGACGGGCGGCACGCTGTTCGAGGAGATGGGCTTCTACTACGTCGGCCCCATCGACGGGCACAACCTTGACCACCTGCTGCCGGTGCTGCGCAACGTGCGCGACGCCGAGGGCGGCGGTCCCATCCTGGTCCACTGCGTGACGCAGAAGGGCAAGGGCTACGCGCCCGCCGAGGGCTCGGCGGACAAGTACCACGGCGTCGCCAAGTTCGACGTCGTCACGGGCAAGCAGAGCAAGCCCACGCCCCAGGCGCCCCAGTTCACCAAGGTCTACGCCGAGAGCCTGATCCAGGAAGCCGAGGACGACGAACGCGTCGTCGCCGTCACCGCCGCCATGCCCGGCGGCACGGGCGTCGACAAGTTCACCGAGCGTTTCCCCGACCGCGGCTTCGACGTCGGCATCGCCGAGCAGCACGGCGTCACCTTCTGTGGCGGGCTCGCCGCGGCGGGGTATCGGCCGTTTGCAACGATTTATTCGACCTTTCTGCAGCGTGCGTACGACCAGATCGTCCACGACGTGGCGATCCAGCAGCTTCCGGTGCGCTTCGCCATCGACCGCGCCGGCATGGTCGGCGCCGACGGCGTGACTCACCAGGGCTCCTACGACATCACCTACCTGGGCACGCTGCCGGGCTTCGTGCTCATGGCCGCCGCCGACGAGGCGGAGTTGAAGCACATGGTGGCGACGGCCGCGAGCATCGACGACCGGCCCAGCGCGCTGCGGTATCCGCGCGGCGAGGGCTTCGGGGTAGAGATGCCGTCACGCGGCGAGCCGCTGGCGATCGGGAAGGGCCGCGTGCTGCGCGAGGGCAGCACAGTCGCGATCCTGTCGTACGGGACACGGCTGTACGAAGCGCTCTCGGCAGCCGATTCCCTGGAAGCGCGCGGCCTGTCGACCACGGTGGCGGACGCACGTTTCTGCAAGCCGCTCGACACCGAACTGGTGGAGCGCTTGGCGCGCCAGCACGACGTCCTCGTCACGGTCGAAGAAGGGGCGGTCGGCGGCTTTTCGGCGCACGTCCTCACGCACCTGGCGCGTGCCGGCATGCTGGATCGCGGCCTTGCGGTGCGGCCGATGACGCTGCCGGACGCGTTCATCGACCACGGCAAGCCGTACGAGCAGTACGAGGAAGCGGGGCTGAATGCGCACCACGTCGCCGCGCAGGCCCTTCAGGCCCTCGGCTATAGCGACGCCGACGCCGCGCTGCTGCGCTCCGTCAGCGCGTGA
- the hpnH gene encoding adenosyl-hopene transferase HpnH: MSVPLRQQARVAAYIMKKRLQGQKRYPLVLMLEPLFQCNLECPGCGKIQYPKEILKQRLSAKECVEAAEECGAPVVSIPGGEPLIHKEIDTIVNELVKRKYYVYLCTNAMLLKKKLHLFEPSPYLNFSVHLDGLKDEHDRAVNQEGVFETATEAIQEATRRGFRCTVNATLFDDATAERVSEFLDYVSTLGIEGVTVSPGFAYEKAPDQENFLNRARTKTLFRDIFRRGKGKGWKLAQSSLFLDFLAGNQDYRCTPWSNPTRNVFGWQRPCYLLNEGYADSFKQLMEETDWALYGTGNYEKCANCMAHVGYEGTAVEDAVRNPLKALWVRLRGVKTEGPMAPEIPLDQARPAEDHLIDLIESEGVPAPDKSRDAGRTQEREPAQEAG, translated from the coding sequence GTGTCCGTCCCGCTTCGCCAACAAGCCCGCGTGGCCGCGTACATCATGAAGAAGCGGCTGCAGGGCCAGAAGCGCTACCCGCTGGTGTTGATGCTGGAGCCGCTGTTCCAGTGCAATCTGGAATGCCCGGGCTGCGGCAAGATCCAATACCCCAAGGAGATTCTCAAGCAGCGCCTGTCCGCCAAGGAATGCGTCGAGGCGGCTGAGGAATGCGGCGCGCCGGTGGTGTCGATCCCGGGCGGCGAGCCGCTGATTCACAAGGAAATCGACACGATCGTGAACGAGCTGGTGAAGCGCAAGTACTACGTGTACCTCTGCACCAACGCCATGCTCTTGAAGAAAAAGCTTCACCTGTTCGAGCCTAGCCCCTATCTGAACTTCTCGGTTCATCTGGACGGGCTGAAGGACGAGCACGACCGCGCCGTGAACCAGGAAGGCGTCTTCGAGACGGCCACCGAGGCCATCCAGGAGGCGACGCGGCGCGGCTTCCGTTGCACGGTCAACGCGACGCTGTTCGACGACGCGACGGCCGAGCGCGTGTCCGAGTTCCTGGACTACGTCTCGACTCTCGGCATCGAGGGCGTGACCGTCTCGCCGGGCTTCGCCTACGAGAAGGCGCCGGATCAGGAAAACTTCCTCAACCGTGCGCGGACCAAGACGCTGTTCCGGGACATCTTCCGCCGCGGCAAAGGCAAGGGTTGGAAGCTGGCGCAGTCCAGCCTATTCCTGGACTTTCTGGCCGGCAACCAGGACTATCGCTGCACGCCGTGGAGCAACCCGACGCGCAACGTTTTCGGCTGGCAGCGGCCGTGCTACCTCCTCAACGAGGGCTACGCCGACTCCTTCAAGCAGCTGATGGAGGAAACGGACTGGGCCCTGTACGGGACGGGCAACTATGAGAAGTGCGCCAACTGCATGGCCCACGTCGGCTACGAGGGCACGGCCGTCGAGGACGCGGTGCGCAACCCGCTGAAGGCGCTGTGGGTGCGCCTGCGCGGCGTAAAGACCGAAGGGCCCATGGCGCCCGAGATCCCGTTGGATCAGGCTCGGCCGGCGGAGGATCATCTCATCGATCTGATCGAGAGCGAGGGGGTGCCTGCCCCCGACAAGAGCCGCGACGCCGGCCGGACCCAGGAGCGCGAGCCCGCTCAGGAGGCCGGCTAA
- a CDS encoding sulfotransferase family protein, whose translation MTRPIHPLTGANPATLAHLFAANGPPAPRHWPAAAGMIGSGLGRTPVSLAERAYTAAMRGRASGEPPVFILGHWRSGTTHLFNLLSGSPAFTYATPIPAGLPWDFLLLGRALRPLLRRAIPQERHIDPMEVTETAPQEDEIGLAAMTQPSYYHGVYFPSRLRDHMRAGLFFDGCGEAERARWRRAVHCYTDKVSIAAGGRRVLVKNPAHTAHVGELLKIWPDARIVHIVRNPYHVYSSTRRMFTDLLDMLALQDTPPGTVDNVTNETYPRMMDALLADTTGLPAHQFVQVDFESLEARPLDTVAHVADRLALPDREAMLTAAQRHLDHVARYSKRTREVSVETIAAVNTHWDRHRAHWGYARMAETEA comes from the coding sequence ATGACGCGCCCCATCCACCCGCTGACCGGCGCAAACCCAGCCACGCTGGCGCACCTCTTCGCCGCCAACGGCCCGCCGGCGCCGCGCCACTGGCCGGCCGCGGCGGGCATGATCGGCTCCGGGCTCGGGCGCACGCCGGTTTCGCTGGCCGAACGCGCCTACACCGCGGCCATGCGGGGCCGCGCGAGCGGCGAGCCGCCCGTGTTCATCCTGGGGCACTGGCGCTCGGGCACCACGCACCTCTTCAACCTGCTCAGCGGTAGCCCGGCGTTCACCTACGCCACGCCCATTCCGGCGGGGCTGCCGTGGGACTTCCTGCTGCTGGGGCGCGCGCTGCGACCGTTGCTGCGCCGGGCGATCCCGCAGGAGCGCCACATCGACCCGATGGAGGTGACGGAGACGGCGCCGCAGGAGGACGAAATCGGCCTGGCCGCGATGACGCAGCCGTCCTACTACCACGGCGTCTACTTTCCCAGTCGGCTCCGGGATCATATGCGTGCGGGGTTGTTCTTCGACGGCTGCGGCGAGGCCGAGCGCGCGCGCTGGCGTCGGGCCGTACACTGCTACACCGACAAGGTCTCCATCGCGGCCGGCGGTCGGCGCGTGCTGGTGAAGAACCCCGCGCACACAGCCCACGTCGGCGAGCTGTTGAAGATCTGGCCCGACGCGCGGATCGTGCACATCGTCCGCAACCCGTATCACGTGTACAGTTCCACCCGCCGCATGTTCACCGACCTGCTGGACATGCTGGCGCTGCAGGACACGCCGCCCGGCACGGTGGACAACGTGACCAACGAAACCTACCCGCGGATGATGGACGCGCTGCTCGCCGACACGACCGGGCTGCCCGCGCATCAATTCGTCCAGGTCGATTTCGAGTCGCTGGAAGCGCGGCCGCTCGACACCGTGGCACACGTCGCCGACCGCCTCGCCCTGCCCGACCGCGAGGCGATGCTGACGGCGGCGCAGCGGCACCTCGACCACGTGGCGCGCTACAGCAAGCGCACGCGGGAGGTTTCCGTCGAAACGATCGCGGCGGTGAACACGCACTGGGACCGGCACCGGGCCCACTGGGGCTACGCGCGCATGGCCGAAACGGAGGCGTGA
- a CDS encoding NAD-dependent epimerase/dehydratase family protein yields MDLVTGGAGFLGRHVVNALRAAGRPVRILDLQAPRDLPADVERCVGSVTDPGAVRQALNGVRRVFHLAAIPELWARDKTAFDRVNRRGTQTVLDAARCTPTLERFVHTSSETVLVPRAGRPLPDHLDESLELTPDDVIGPYARSKREAEMAVLAAARDGFPATVLIPTMPLGPNDASRTPPTRMVTDMLAGRTPAAIDAMMNVVDVRDAAWGHLLAADHGRSARRYLLAGENVTMPQFMERLSRAANAPMPSRVIPGWMARSFAAADEVVADRVTGRAPRAPLDGVRIACRQRPFDGARARQELGFDPRPLMSTLQDTVTWLRQA; encoded by the coding sequence ATGGACCTCGTCACGGGTGGCGCGGGCTTTCTCGGCCGGCACGTCGTCAACGCCCTGCGCGCGGCGGGGCGGCCGGTGCGCATCCTGGACCTGCAGGCTCCGCGCGACCTGCCGGCGGACGTGGAACGCTGCGTCGGCTCGGTCACCGATCCGGGCGCGGTCCGCCAAGCGTTGAACGGCGTCCGGCGGGTCTTCCATCTGGCCGCAATTCCGGAACTCTGGGCACGCGACAAGACGGCCTTCGACCGCGTGAACCGCAGGGGCACGCAGACCGTGCTGGATGCGGCGCGCTGCACGCCCACGCTCGAGCGTTTCGTCCACACCTCCTCGGAAACCGTGCTGGTGCCACGGGCCGGCCGCCCCCTGCCGGACCACCTGGACGAAAGCCTGGAGCTGACGCCCGACGACGTCATCGGCCCCTACGCGCGCAGCAAGCGCGAGGCGGAAATGGCCGTGCTCGCCGCCGCGCGCGATGGTTTCCCGGCCACGGTCTTGATCCCGACCATGCCGCTTGGCCCCAACGACGCCTCGCGCACGCCGCCCACCCGCATGGTCACGGACATGCTGGCCGGCCGCACCCCGGCGGCCATCGACGCGATGATGAACGTGGTGGACGTTCGCGACGCGGCCTGGGGACACCTGCTGGCGGCCGACCACGGCCGCAGCGCCCGCCGCTACCTCCTGGCGGGCGAGAACGTGACGATGCCGCAGTTCATGGAGCGGCTCAGCCGCGCGGCGAACGCCCCCATGCCGAGCCGCGTGATTCCCGGCTGGATGGCGCGGAGCTTCGCCGCCGCCGACGAAGTCGTCGCCGACCGGGTCACCGGCCGCGCCCCGCGGGCGCCGCTGGACGGCGTGCGCATCGCCTGCCGCCAGCGCCCCTTCGACGGTGCGCGCGCCAGGCAGGAGTTGGGCTTCGATCCGCGTCCCCTGATGAGCACGCTTCAAGACACCGTGACCTGGCTGCGGCAGGCCTGA